In a genomic window of Sutcliffiella sp. FSL R7-0096:
- the mfd gene encoding transcription-repair coupling factor, with translation MKGFIPYFTENDDFQSVLVGLQEGLQEQLVSGISNSARSMLIAALYEERKAPILLITHNLYHAQKVYDDLAGFLPDNELYLYPVNDVLAAEIGIASPELKAQRVEALNHWASKKSGIVIAPIAGLKRILPSKEKWQQTMLTIEVEKTMELDNLAERLVRFGYQRVGMVATPGDFSIRGGIIDIYPITEEYAVRIELFDDEVESIRYFTVEDQRSQKSMDQVTIGPATEMLLTDQELINGRETLESELAKTIKKVKNEKVKQLLTENISYEIEQVRNGQVFSELYKYLSFFYSSPASLLDYLPEGGLVIMDEISRIHETAESLDKEEAEWLVELLAEGKAVHDLTFSHSFAQIVHSKQQPFLYLSLFLRAVPHTHPENLISMSSKSMQHFHGQMHLLKSEIERWRKSNYAIVVLASNQERMEKLETVFADYEMDIRKLSKGSAFAHGEVQLVEGDLHSGFELPMQKLAVITEEELFKKKAKKPKNRQKLSNAERIKNYTELNVGDYVVHINHGIGKYLGIETLDINGLHKDYIHIKYQGSDKLYVPVEQIDQVQKYVGSEGKEPKVYKLGGTDWKKVKNKVESSVQDIADDLIKLYAEREASVGHAFSPDGEMQREFEATFPYQETEDQLRSIHEIKLDMERTRPMDRLLCGDVGYGKTEVAIRAAFKAISDGKQVAILVPTTILAQQHYETIRERFQDYPINIGLMSRFRSRKQQTETMKGLGNGTVDIVIGTHRLLSKDIKYKELGLLIIDEEQRFGVTHKEKIKQLKANIDVLTLTATPIPRTLHMSMLGVRDLSVIETPPENRFPVQTYVMEYNGNLVKEAIERELARGGQVYFLYNRVEDIERKADEISMLVPDARVTYAHGKMTENELESVMIQFLEGEAEVLVSTTIIETGVDIPNVNTLIVFDADRMGLSQLYQLRGRVGRSNRVAYAYFTYRKDKVLTEVAEKRLQSIKEFTELGSGFKIAMRDLSIRGAGNLLGAQQHGFIDSVGFDMYSQMLKEAIEQRQGPKDMKKVHEISIDVELDAYIPESYIPDSKQKIDMYKRFRGLEEPQDLTELQDEMKDRFGNYPKEVDYLFQVSEMRVYGLKEKVDSIKQTKQELVILLSEEASEIVDGQKLFLLGNEFGRMVSLGMEGKKLKIVIQTKRASTEEWIQVAISMIKGLEKVKKESVNAS, from the coding sequence ATGAAAGGATTCATTCCATATTTTACTGAAAATGACGATTTCCAATCGGTTCTTGTCGGTTTGCAGGAAGGCTTACAGGAACAGTTGGTTTCTGGAATATCCAATTCCGCACGATCCATGTTGATCGCGGCGTTGTATGAAGAAAGAAAAGCGCCGATTTTGCTTATTACTCATAACTTGTACCATGCTCAAAAGGTTTATGATGACCTAGCTGGTTTTTTGCCAGATAATGAACTGTATCTGTACCCGGTAAATGATGTATTGGCTGCCGAAATCGGCATTGCAAGTCCGGAACTAAAGGCGCAGCGGGTTGAAGCACTTAATCACTGGGCCTCTAAAAAGAGTGGCATCGTTATCGCACCTATTGCGGGCTTGAAGCGTATCCTGCCTTCAAAGGAAAAATGGCAGCAAACAATGTTGACCATTGAAGTGGAAAAGACCATGGAGCTCGATAACCTGGCAGAACGTCTGGTGAGATTTGGTTACCAGCGTGTTGGGATGGTGGCAACCCCGGGAGATTTCAGCATCAGGGGGGGAATTATTGATATTTACCCCATTACCGAGGAATATGCGGTACGGATTGAGCTTTTTGATGATGAGGTGGAGTCCATCCGCTATTTCACAGTGGAAGATCAACGCTCTCAAAAGAGTATGGATCAAGTAACGATCGGACCTGCCACTGAAATGCTCCTTACTGATCAGGAGCTTATCAATGGACGGGAAACCTTGGAAAGTGAATTGGCTAAAACCATTAAAAAAGTAAAAAACGAAAAAGTGAAACAGCTGTTAACAGAAAACATTTCGTATGAGATCGAACAGGTTCGCAATGGCCAAGTGTTTTCAGAGCTGTATAAATATCTTTCTTTCTTTTATAGTAGTCCAGCTAGTTTACTAGATTATCTTCCTGAAGGCGGCTTGGTCATCATGGATGAGATCAGCCGTATTCATGAAACGGCCGAAAGTCTGGATAAAGAGGAAGCGGAATGGCTTGTGGAGCTTTTGGCAGAAGGGAAAGCAGTACATGATCTCACGTTCTCGCATTCCTTTGCCCAGATTGTACATAGCAAGCAACAACCGTTCCTCTATTTATCGCTGTTCTTAAGAGCGGTACCACATACCCACCCGGAGAATCTAATCAGTATGTCCTCCAAGAGCATGCAGCACTTTCATGGACAAATGCATCTCTTGAAATCGGAAATTGAGCGCTGGAGAAAGTCGAATTATGCCATCGTGGTGCTTGCGTCCAACCAAGAGCGGATGGAGAAGCTGGAGACCGTTTTTGCAGATTATGAAATGGATATCCGGAAGCTATCGAAAGGGTCCGCTTTTGCCCATGGCGAAGTTCAGCTTGTAGAAGGTGATTTGCACTCCGGGTTTGAATTGCCGATGCAAAAGCTTGCTGTCATTACCGAGGAAGAGCTTTTCAAAAAGAAGGCGAAAAAACCGAAGAACAGGCAAAAGCTCTCAAATGCGGAGCGGATTAAAAACTATACAGAATTGAATGTTGGCGATTATGTCGTCCATATCAACCACGGAATCGGAAAATATTTGGGAATCGAAACTCTCGATATCAATGGTCTTCATAAAGATTATATTCATATAAAATATCAAGGCTCCGACAAGCTCTATGTACCTGTTGAGCAGATAGATCAGGTGCAGAAATATGTGGGGTCCGAAGGAAAAGAACCGAAAGTCTATAAATTGGGCGGAACGGATTGGAAAAAGGTCAAAAATAAGGTGGAATCCTCTGTTCAGGACATTGCCGATGACCTTATCAAGTTGTATGCCGAAAGGGAAGCAAGCGTTGGGCATGCTTTTTCACCGGACGGAGAGATGCAACGGGAGTTCGAAGCGACCTTCCCTTATCAGGAGACAGAAGATCAGCTCCGCTCCATCCACGAAATCAAGCTCGACATGGAAAGAACCCGCCCTATGGACCGCCTGCTATGCGGGGATGTGGGCTATGGGAAAACAGAGGTAGCCATCAGGGCCGCTTTCAAGGCAATATCAGATGGCAAGCAGGTGGCCATCCTGGTGCCAACAACCATCCTGGCACAGCAACACTATGAAACCATCCGGGAGAGATTTCAGGACTATCCGATCAATATCGGCCTGATGAGCCGCTTTCGTTCTAGAAAACAACAAACGGAAACGATGAAGGGGCTTGGGAATGGAACCGTCGATATCGTCATAGGTACCCACCGATTATTATCAAAGGATATTAAATATAAAGAACTTGGATTACTGATCATTGATGAGGAACAGCGTTTTGGTGTTACACATAAGGAAAAAATCAAACAGCTGAAAGCCAATATCGATGTCCTTACATTGACGGCAACCCCGATCCCGCGGACGCTTCACATGTCCATGCTGGGTGTGCGAGATCTTTCCGTCATTGAAACACCGCCTGAAAACCGCTTCCCAGTCCAAACCTATGTGATGGAGTATAACGGCAATCTGGTGAAGGAAGCCATTGAAAGGGAACTTGCACGCGGAGGTCAGGTTTATTTCTTATATAACAGGGTGGAGGATATCGAGCGAAAAGCGGATGAAATATCCATGCTCGTCCCGGATGCCCGTGTGACATATGCCCATGGAAAAATGACGGAAAATGAGTTGGAATCTGTTATGATTCAGTTTCTTGAAGGAGAAGCGGAAGTGCTGGTCAGTACAACCATCATCGAGACAGGTGTGGACATACCAAATGTAAATACCCTGATCGTATTTGATGCCGACCGGATGGGATTGTCCCAGCTTTATCAGTTAAGAGGTCGTGTAGGTAGATCCAATCGTGTGGCATATGCCTACTTTACCTATCGAAAAGATAAAGTGCTGACGGAAGTGGCCGAGAAGCGTTTGCAATCCATCAAAGAATTCACAGAGCTTGGATCTGGATTCAAAATCGCCATGCGTGACCTGTCCATCCGTGGAGCGGGTAATTTGCTTGGCGCCCAACAGCACGGCTTTATCGATTCGGTCGGGTTTGATATGTACTCCCAGATGCTTAAAGAGGCGATCGAGCAGCGCCAAGGGCCAAAAGATATGAAAAAGGTGCACGAAATCTCCATAGACGTGGAGCTTGATGCCTATATTCCGGAATCTTACATTCCGGACAGTAAGCAAAAGATCGACATGTATAAGCGTTTCAGGGGACTTGAAGAACCGCAAGATCTCACAGAGCTTCAGGATGAAATGAAGGACCGTTTCGGAAACTACCCGAAAGAAGTCGATTATTTATTCCAAGTCTCCGAAATGAGGGTATACGGCCTTAAGGAGAAGGTGGATTCCATCAAGCAAACAAAGCAGGAACTTGTCATCCTCCTTTCAGAGGAAGCAAGTGAAATAGTAGATGGACAGAAGCTGTTCTTGCTCGGAAATGAGTTTGGCAGAATGGTCAGCCTTGGAATGGAAGGAAAGAAGCTGAAAATCGTCATTCAGACGAAGCGCGCATCTACAGAAGAGTGGATTCAAGTTGCCATATCCATGATAAAAGGACTAGAAAAAGTGAAAAAAGAAAGCGTGAATGCTTCCTGA
- a CDS encoding polysaccharide biosynthesis protein has protein sequence MNELSPHSYQKVWKGAMILTIAGILTKILSAAYRVPFQNIVGDVGFYIYQQVYPFFGVAIILSTYGFPVVISKVIAEHPEDTREQAARKIRWVSFFFLALLGSIFFLLLYFGAPLVASFMGDIELAILIKIVAFSFLLLPLVSVWRGSFQGLGEMTPTAVSQVSEQLIRVATILLLSYLLVNAGFSLYEVGAGAIFGSVAGGFAAVLVLLAFYQKRKRSQKHSVAPSNLLPSSKSIIKVLLLQGFTICISSLLLILFQMVDAFTIYAWLLEAGVDAQSAKELKGVYDRGQPLIQLGTVVATAFSLSLVPYIILSKGKEEEVKEKISLSIRVSIGVGAGAAVGLAWLVKPVNIMLFSNENGYQVLLVLGLSILFCSIALTGAAILQGLGNPYLPALFVGVGIGMKYLLNVILIPPYSTMGAAVSTIIAFAFVAIMMVLSLKKKTGTSIFERMPTIPLLVSIAMMSAALAVYLLLTDSFIGDSRTMATAQSILGVAIGGTVYLLILIKNHFFTKEELMLLPLGKKLVKIVKL, from the coding sequence ATGAACGAATTATCACCACACTCCTATCAAAAGGTCTGGAAAGGTGCTATGATCCTGACGATTGCAGGTATCCTCACCAAAATCCTCAGTGCGGCATATCGGGTTCCTTTCCAAAATATCGTAGGAGATGTCGGTTTTTATATTTATCAGCAGGTATATCCTTTCTTCGGAGTGGCTATTATTTTATCTACATATGGATTTCCAGTCGTGATTTCCAAAGTCATTGCAGAACATCCGGAAGATACCAGAGAGCAGGCGGCAAGAAAAATCCGATGGGTCTCCTTCTTTTTTCTTGCGTTGCTCGGATCGATCTTTTTCCTTCTGCTTTATTTTGGTGCCCCGCTCGTAGCTTCCTTTATGGGAGATATCGAGCTTGCGATATTGATTAAAATTGTTGCATTCTCCTTTTTGCTGTTGCCATTGGTCTCCGTGTGGAGGGGGAGCTTTCAGGGGCTTGGAGAGATGACCCCCACGGCCGTTTCCCAGGTAAGCGAACAGTTGATCAGAGTGGCAACGATTCTCTTGCTTTCTTACCTGCTTGTCAACGCAGGCTTTTCACTTTATGAAGTTGGCGCAGGGGCCATATTTGGTTCGGTTGCAGGAGGGTTTGCTGCAGTATTAGTCCTGTTGGCCTTTTATCAAAAAAGGAAAAGAAGCCAAAAACATTCAGTTGCACCTTCAAACCTGCTGCCTTCTTCGAAATCTATTATAAAGGTCCTTCTGCTACAAGGCTTCACCATTTGTATCAGCTCTTTATTGCTGATTCTCTTTCAAATGGTGGACGCGTTTACCATCTATGCCTGGTTATTAGAGGCAGGGGTTGATGCGCAAAGCGCCAAAGAGCTGAAAGGTGTTTACGACAGAGGACAACCCCTTATCCAGCTTGGAACAGTGGTGGCAACGGCATTCTCGCTATCCCTTGTTCCCTATATCATTCTTTCCAAAGGGAAGGAAGAGGAAGTGAAAGAGAAAATAAGCCTTTCCATCCGTGTCAGCATCGGAGTGGGTGCAGGGGCAGCTGTAGGTCTTGCCTGGCTGGTTAAACCTGTGAATATCATGCTTTTCTCCAATGAAAATGGCTACCAAGTTCTATTGGTGCTAGGTTTGTCGATTCTCTTCTGCAGTATTGCCCTGACAGGTGCAGCTATCTTGCAGGGGCTTGGCAACCCATATCTTCCTGCCCTTTTCGTGGGAGTGGGTATAGGAATGAAGTATTTGCTGAATGTCATCTTGATTCCCCCCTATTCGACAATGGGAGCGGCAGTCAGTACAATAATCGCATTTGCCTTTGTTGCCATCATGATGGTCCTGTCGTTGAAAAAGAAAACAGGAACCTCCATTTTTGAGAGAATGCCAACCATTCCTTTGCTAGTGAGCATCGCCATGATGTCGGCTGCATTGGCGGTTTATCTTTTACTAACAGACTCATTTATTGGTGACAGCCGAACAATGGCCACCGCCCAGAGCATCCTTGGAGTGGCAATCGGCGGAACCGTCTACCTATTGATCTTGATAAAAAATCACTTCTTCACAAAAGAAGAACTAATGCTCCTTCCCTTAGGCAAAAAGTTGGTGAAGATAGTAAAGCTCTAA
- the spoVT gene encoding stage V sporulation protein T produces the protein MKATGIVRRIDDLGRVVIPKEIRRTLRIREGDPLEIFVDRDGEVILKKYSPISELSDFAKEYAEALYDSLGHPVLICDRDTFIAVAGSSKKEYLNKSISEVVEKSMEDRSSVLKTEEQQMAIVDGHTETLASYTIGPIVANGDPIGAVVIMSKDKSLGEVEQKAVETAAGFLARQMEQ, from the coding sequence ATGAAAGCAACTGGTATTGTTCGTCGTATTGATGACCTCGGTCGCGTTGTAATTCCTAAAGAAATAAGAAGAACCCTGCGTATTCGCGAGGGTGACCCGCTTGAGATTTTCGTCGATCGGGATGGAGAGGTTATCTTGAAGAAGTACTCTCCAATTAGTGAGCTTAGCGACTTCGCTAAGGAATATGCGGAAGCTCTCTATGATAGCCTTGGACACCCTGTATTAATCTGTGACCGCGATACGTTTATTGCTGTTGCTGGCAGCTCCAAGAAGGAATATCTAAACAAGAGCATCAGCGAGGTAGTGGAGAAATCCATGGAAGACCGCTCCTCCGTATTAAAAACGGAAGAGCAGCAAATGGCTATTGTCGATGGACACACAGAAACACTTGCATCCTATACCATTGGACCCATCGTAGCGAACGGAGATCCAATCGGTGCAGTCGTTATCATGTCCAAAGATAAATCGCTTGGCGAAGTGGAACAGAAAGCTGTGGAAACAGCAGCCGGTTTCCTTGCAAGACAGATGGAGCAATAA
- a CDS encoding 50S ribosomal protein L25/general stress protein Ctc has product MSVLHANERTEFKGSSITKIREEGLIPAVVYGNDTENKSIAVDSKEFIKTIRETGRNGIISLEIGSDKRKVMLYDYQINPLKSMEFVHLDFHVVDFKSEIDVDVTVHVTGDAKGVKDGGVLQQVLHEVSIKVLPNNIPESIDVDVTELDVNENITIGDLNTSGKYSFNHEDDEVVASILPPRQEEEIDSGEEQEPGEPELVEGRENNESTEEA; this is encoded by the coding sequence ATGTCAGTATTACATGCAAATGAACGTACAGAATTCAAAGGATCTTCAATAACCAAAATCCGTGAGGAAGGATTAATTCCAGCGGTTGTTTACGGGAATGATACAGAAAATAAATCTATTGCTGTCGATAGTAAGGAATTTATTAAAACGATTCGTGAAACAGGACGAAACGGCATCATTTCGCTTGAAATTGGCTCGGATAAGCGCAAAGTAATGCTTTACGATTATCAAATCAATCCGCTGAAAAGCATGGAATTCGTCCACTTGGATTTCCATGTTGTTGATTTTAAATCAGAGATTGATGTGGATGTTACGGTTCACGTTACAGGCGATGCAAAAGGAGTGAAGGATGGAGGAGTCTTGCAACAAGTTCTCCATGAAGTATCCATCAAAGTACTTCCAAACAACATACCGGAATCCATTGATGTGGATGTAACGGAACTAGACGTGAATGAAAATATCACAATCGGTGACTTAAATACATCAGGTAAATACAGCTTCAATCATGAAGATGATGAAGTGGTTGCTTCCATCTTACCTCCACGACAAGAAGAGGAAATCGATTCTGGCGAAGAGCAAGAGCCAGGCGAGCCTGAACTTGTAGAAGGTAGAGAAAACAATGAAAGCACAGAGGAGGCGTAA
- the glmU gene encoding bifunctional UDP-N-acetylglucosamine diphosphorylase/glucosamine-1-phosphate N-acetyltransferase GlmU, with protein MINRYAVILAAGQGTRMKSKLYKVLHPVCGKPMVQHVVDHVSALNFEKIVTVVGHGAETVKSHLGEKSEYALQAEQLGTAHAVMQAAPVLQDKKGVTLVICGDTPLITPETMQELLDLHENTGAKATILTAYAEDPTGYGRIIRNGEGHVGKIVEHKDASEEERKVTEINTGTYCFDNEALFTALNNVSNDNVQGEYYLPDVIEILKEQGDIVSAYQTLDFDETLGVNDRVALSQAEKTMKKRINKKHMINGVSIIDPDNTYISADAEIGRDTVINPGTVILGAAKIGEDCIIGPNSEIKDCEVGDRTTIRQSVAHDSAIGNDVNIGPFAHVRPDSNIGNEVKLGNFVEVKKATFGNGSKASHLSYIGDAEVGADVNLGCGSITVNYDGKKKYLTKIEDGVFVGCNSNLVAPVTIGKNAYVAAGSTITEDVPGEALSIARARQVNKENYVGKLHDK; from the coding sequence ATGATAAATCGATATGCCGTAATATTAGCAGCTGGTCAAGGTACACGGATGAAATCAAAATTATATAAAGTGTTACATCCTGTTTGTGGCAAGCCGATGGTACAACATGTTGTCGACCATGTTTCTGCACTGAACTTCGAGAAGATCGTGACAGTGGTTGGACATGGAGCGGAAACGGTAAAGAGTCATCTTGGAGAAAAGAGTGAATATGCCCTCCAGGCAGAGCAACTCGGAACGGCACATGCTGTCATGCAAGCCGCCCCGGTGTTACAGGATAAAAAAGGCGTAACCTTAGTTATTTGTGGAGATACTCCACTTATCACACCGGAAACGATGCAAGAACTGCTTGACTTGCATGAAAACACGGGAGCGAAGGCTACGATTTTGACAGCTTATGCAGAAGACCCTACTGGTTATGGACGCATTATCCGTAATGGTGAAGGACATGTCGGAAAGATCGTGGAGCACAAAGATGCGAGTGAAGAAGAGCGCAAGGTGACAGAAATCAATACTGGCACATACTGCTTTGATAACGAAGCTCTTTTTACAGCGCTCAACAATGTATCTAATGATAATGTACAAGGTGAGTACTACCTGCCGGATGTCATTGAGATCTTGAAAGAGCAAGGAGATATCGTTTCTGCCTACCAGACTTTGGACTTTGATGAAACACTTGGAGTCAATGACAGAGTAGCGCTATCGCAGGCTGAAAAAACCATGAAGAAAAGAATCAATAAAAAACATATGATCAATGGAGTAAGCATCATTGATCCAGACAATACGTATATCTCTGCAGATGCGGAGATTGGTAGAGATACTGTCATCAACCCTGGTACTGTCATCTTAGGTGCTGCGAAAATTGGGGAAGATTGTATCATCGGTCCAAACTCTGAAATTAAAGACTGCGAAGTCGGGGACCGTACAACCATTCGCCAATCAGTTGCACATGACAGCGCAATTGGTAACGATGTAAATATCGGACCATTTGCTCATGTCAGACCAGATTCCAACATTGGGAATGAAGTAAAGCTTGGAAACTTTGTGGAAGTGAAGAAAGCGACCTTCGGAAATGGAAGCAAGGCTTCTCATCTTAGCTATATTGGAGATGCGGAAGTTGGAGCGGATGTGAACCTTGGTTGCGGTTCCATTACCGTCAACTATGATGGGAAAAAGAAATATTTAACGAAGATTGAAGATGGTGTTTTTGTGGGCTGCAACTCTAACTTGGTGGCACCTGTGACAATCGGCAAAAATGCCTATGTTGCAGCAGGGTCTACCATAACGGAAGATGTACCTGGAGAAGCGCTGTCAATTGCTCGCGCTCGCCAAGTGAACAAAGAAAACTATGTAGGAAAGCTTCACGATAAATAA
- a CDS encoding anti-sigma-F factor Fin family protein, which translates to MAIHYHCRHCGYKVGTIDSKSVFTEELGFHQLSDTERHEMITYQQNGDVHVKTICEDCQEALDRNPDWHDQERFIQ; encoded by the coding sequence ATGGCTATCCATTATCATTGCAGGCATTGCGGCTATAAAGTCGGGACCATCGATTCCAAATCGGTGTTCACGGAAGAACTTGGTTTTCATCAGCTATCAGATACGGAACGACATGAAATGATAACATATCAACAAAATGGTGATGTACATGTTAAAACGATTTGTGAGGATTGCCAGGAGGCGCTTGATCGCAACCCTGACTGGCATGATCAAGAACGGTTCATACAATAG
- the pth gene encoding aminoacyl-tRNA hydrolase, producing the protein MKVFVGLGNPGRQYEETRHNIGFMVIDELADKWNIPLTQSKFKGIFGQGVINGEKVLLVKPLTYMNLSGECVRPLLDFYKLDVEDLVVIYDDLDLPAGKLRLRQKGSAGGHNGIKSLIQHLQTQNFNRIRMGIDRPKNGPSISDYVLGKFHSEERPAIDDSIKKAAEACEENLSKDFLQVMNTFNQ; encoded by the coding sequence ATGAAAGTTTTTGTGGGGCTGGGAAATCCAGGCCGTCAATACGAAGAAACAAGGCATAACATCGGATTTATGGTAATAGATGAATTAGCGGACAAATGGAATATTCCATTGACGCAATCCAAGTTCAAAGGAATATTTGGACAAGGCGTAATAAATGGAGAAAAGGTATTATTGGTGAAGCCTCTTACATACATGAATCTGTCAGGGGAGTGTGTTCGCCCGTTATTGGACTTCTATAAGCTGGATGTAGAGGATCTGGTGGTAATCTATGATGACCTTGATCTGCCTGCTGGAAAGCTGCGCTTGCGCCAAAAAGGCAGTGCAGGGGGGCATAATGGAATCAAGTCCTTAATCCAACACTTGCAAACACAAAATTTCAACCGAATCAGGATGGGCATCGACCGTCCAAAGAATGGGCCATCCATTTCTGATTATGTTTTAGGGAAATTCCATTCAGAGGAACGCCCTGCGATAGATGATAGTATAAAGAAAGCGGCCGAAGCGTGTGAAGAAAACCTGTCCAAGGATTTTCTTCAGGTAATGAATACATTCAATCAATAA
- a CDS encoding ribose-phosphate diphosphokinase, with protein sequence MMPKYADSNLKIFTLNSNTALAEEIAQHVGVPIGKCSVARFSDGEVQINIEESIRGCDVYVIQSTSAPVNEHIMETLIMIDALKRASAKTINIVMPYYGYGRQDRKARAREPITAKLVANLLETAGADRVITLDLHAPQIQGFFDILIDHLMGVPILAEYFDSKELEDLVIVSPDHGGVTRARKLADRLKAPIAIIDKRRPRPNVAEVMNIVGHIEGRTAILIDDMIDTAGTITLAANALIENGAKEVYACCTHPVLSGPAIERIQNSKIKELVVTNTISLPEEKKIGKITQLSVAELIAEAIIRVHEEKSVSTLFD encoded by the coding sequence ATCATGCCAAAGTATGCCGATTCTAATTTAAAGATTTTTACGTTGAATTCCAATACAGCCTTAGCAGAAGAAATTGCACAACATGTGGGTGTTCCAATCGGAAAATGCTCGGTAGCTCGTTTCAGTGATGGAGAAGTACAGATCAATATCGAAGAAAGTATCCGTGGTTGTGATGTGTATGTCATTCAATCTACAAGCGCACCAGTAAATGAACATATCATGGAGACACTTATCATGATAGATGCACTTAAGCGTGCTTCTGCCAAAACGATCAACATTGTGATGCCATACTACGGTTACGGCAGACAGGACCGTAAAGCACGAGCGCGTGAGCCGATCACTGCAAAATTAGTGGCAAACCTTCTAGAGACTGCTGGAGCAGACCGCGTCATAACGCTAGATCTGCATGCACCTCAGATCCAAGGTTTCTTTGATATCTTAATTGATCACTTAATGGGTGTTCCAATCTTAGCGGAGTACTTTGACAGCAAAGAACTAGAGGACCTTGTTATCGTTTCACCTGACCACGGTGGGGTAACGAGAGCAAGAAAACTGGCAGATCGCCTGAAGGCACCAATCGCCATCATTGACAAACGCAGACCTCGTCCGAATGTTGCGGAAGTCATGAACATTGTTGGTCATATCGAAGGAAGAACTGCAATCTTGATTGATGATATGATTGATACTGCTGGAACTATTACACTGGCGGCAAATGCCCTGATTGAAAATGGAGCTAAAGAAGTGTATGCATGCTGTACACATCCAGTATTATCTGGTCCGGCAATTGAACGTATCCAGAACTCTAAGATTAAAGAATTGGTAGTCACGAACACTATTTCTTTACCGGAAGAGAAGAAAATCGGGAAAATTACACAACTATCCGTTGCAGAGCTTATTGCAGAAGCGATTATTCGTGTGCATGAAGAGAAATCCGTCAGTACTTTATTTGATTAA